The sequence TGCCCTGCTCCTCAGCAGGAATTTGAATATATAGTTGGCCCTTGAACGACACAGGTGGTTCCACTTAtacagggatttttttcccaataaatatAGTACCtggattttcattttacagatctttaattGTGTGGGGAAAAGTTTGTGTTTGATTAGCGATCACAATCTATGGAATCAAAAGAGTTAGAGTCTGAATCCTGATTCTCTCCAAACTGTTTCCGTTCCTGCCCTTGTGTGAGTCATTTATCAAGTCCTTTGTTtatgaggcagagagagcagtaCATGGGTTTTTCCACTGTGCAGGGATTCAGagcccctaacccctgcattgttcaagggtcaactgtgtatatAATTCTCCCCCCTTTTCCTACGAAAGGTGGGATATCATATATGCTGCTCtgcactttgttttttaaacttaatatccCTTACAGATATCCTTTCCCCATCTGGACACACAGATCTCCCTTATTCTCTTTCTTAGTTGCATAGtatcccattttatggatagACTGTGTTCTACCTAACCTAACACTTACTAATGGACAGTTGacttgtttccagtcttttgctattgcaaacagtgctgcaGATAATAACTGTATCCATACATCATTTCTCACTTGTGCAAGTATATCCAAAGGATAAATTCCCAGATGTAGAATACCTGGactcatttgtaattttgatagattTTGCCAAAATGTCCTTTTGGGGacctgtaccaatttatatttgcAGGTGTGAGAGTACGGTTTCCTTACAGAAATGCCCACAGagtatattattaaatttttggattttttgccAGACTGATAAGAAATGGTATCCTAGTGTGGTTttcctgattttcatttctttcgaGTGAGTTTGATCTTCTTTCTATATCTTTAAAAGCCATTTGTATTGACTTTTCTGCAAACTGTCAGTTCATATCTTATGCCTATTTCTACAGATTGTTGGCCCTTTTAATGGACTTCTGGGAATTCTTTATAAATTAGAGAGATGACCCTTTATCTGTGATCTgagatgcaaatattttcctttagtttttcatTCATCTTATGACTTGATTTATACGAGTTTTCCAtgaaacagtttttaattttatatagttgactttatcaatcttttcttttttatttatttatgtatttaggttttctttcttttttttttttttggctgcgttgggtcttcgttgctgcgcatgggctttctctagctgcggcgagtggggcctgctcttcgttgcggcgcgcaggtTTCTcgtggtggtggcttctcttgtcgcggagcatgggctctaggtgcgcaggcttcagtagttgtggcatgtgggctcagcagctgtggcgcgtgggctctagagtgcaggctcagtagttgtggcgttagggcttagtcgctccgcagcatgtgggatcttctctgaccagggctcaaacccatgtcccctgcattggcaggcagattcttaaccacggcgccaccagggaagtccctatcaatCTTTTctaatgactctttttgagtcaTGGTTAGACTTTTCCCACTATGAGATTACAGATTCTTTCCCGTTTTCCTttagtgcttttattttaaatttatttatttatttatttatgacaactaagtggcacacaggcttagttgctccgcgacatgtgggatcttcccgaaccagggctcgaacccgaactcatgtcccctgcattggcaggcggatccttttttttttgcgaagGCAGCTCTGTAACTTTGTTGGAGAATCAGCAGTTAGTTCTCATCCACATTAACTGTCTGTAGATTTTTGAAAGTGGTGACAGGTACATAGGTAACCAACGTACAGAGCTTGTTTGGTGAATCTTCATCTTCATTCCGTTTTCTGGACAACCGCACACGGATACGTTATGGGACATTCCTTATTCCTTTGGCTCAGACAGCTTTGTTGAACCTGGTGTCAATGCGTACATCTGGAGTTCCCATCTCCTTCATGGCAAATTTCCGTATTTTTTTGAGTGCCCGAGGGGCACGCTTCTTGAAACCCACTCCACGGATGCGCTTGTGAATGTTGATGGTGTATTCTCTGGTCACCACCTCGTTGATGGCGGACCGGCCCTTCTTCTTCCGGCCACCCTTCTTTGCGGGAGCCATCTTGCCTAGCTGGGGTTAGAAAGGaacggcaggcggattcttaaccactgtgccgccagggaagtcccagtgcttttattttattttaatattttttaacatttattttgtttttgttttttgtttgtttgtttttgcggtacgcgggcctctcactgctgtggcctctcccgttgtggagcacaggctccggacacgcaggctcagcggccatggctcacgggcccagccgctccgcggcatgtgggatcctcccggaccggggcacgaacccgcgtcccctgcatcggcaggcggactctcaaccactgcaccaccagggaagcccctattttttaacatttaaatctttgGAGCTTATCCTAATGCTCCGTGTGAGGTAGAGATCTCATTTTTCCCCCAGTAGGCTACCTAGTTGTCCTAGAACAATTTACTAGAGAGTCCATTCTCCACTTTGAGATGACACCTTTATCAAATACTAAATTCTCCTGTGCagttgggtctatttctggacattCTAGTCCAGCCCATTCCTTTGTCTCTTCCTGCAACCAAAGCAAGTTGTTTTAATTATTGAGGCTTTAAATATAATTATCTATAGTAATATGGTTAAtggtgtcttttctttcttcatagtttcctgatattcttttctctttcccccccttttttgtTCTCCTGAGGGGTGGGGAACTGTAGGAGATTTCATGGGACTTATACTCCTGTAGGGGAACACACAATAAGCAATACCTGTCATTTGGTAGGGccaagaaaaagataataaagcaGGTAAAAGGACAGAAGGCAAGTAGGAAGTAGTATTTAGATGGGCAGTGAGGGAAGCCCTTGGACGAGGTGGAGACATCTGAGTGAAGAGAGGGAGGCCACCTGGATACCTGGGGAAGACATTCCTAGCAGCACCAAGGGCAAATGCAAAGGCTTGAGGCAGAAGCATGCTCGGCAGGTTGAAAAACAGCAAGGCAGCCCGTGCAGCCAGAATAGAGCTCTcagaggggagagtgggaggcGGTGAGGTAGCTCATGCAGGCCTTGCAGGTCACAGCAAGGACACTGGTTTTTCCTCTGGGCTAGGGAGCCATGGGAGGGGGTTGAGCATAAGAGTGACATGTTCTGACCTCCCTTTTATCGGGATGGCTCAAGCTGCAGTGTGGAGAGCAGACTGCACCGCTGAGGGCAGAACAGGGGAAGGCAATAGGATTGGGGATGGGTGAATGAATTATAACGTGGTTTCCTTGTCAGTCTCTCCCTTTGCAAGGACCAGCACTGAGCTTATTCAGTGACACAGAGTAGGCATGGATAAACATTtgtgggaggaagaagggagagaggacaataggaggaggcaggagaggcagggTCCCTTGGGGAATGGCTCTGCAAAGGCCACAGATAGTAGAGGGAGCAGAGGTGATGAGATCCGGCTCCTCAGCAGAGATGGAGGCCAAGCAAATAATTACCTGCCGTTTGGTAgtgccaagaaaaaaataataaaggagatAAAAGGACAGAAGGCAAGTGCGAAGTAGTATTTAGATGGGCAGCAAGGGAAGGCCCTTGGATGAGGTGGAGACACCTGAGTGAAGGGAGGGAGGCCACCTGGATACCTGGGGAAGCTATGCCCTCTCCCACCTGGTGCCTGCCCAACCCAGGATCTGTGACCCCCATGTGCTGCCCAGACACAGCTGCTGAGGCCCCAGTGGGGGTGGGATCCAGCTGTGTGGAACAGGAGCCATGGGACCCTCAGGACTTTATGATGCTTCCGGCAGGATGGGCCTGGTAGCAGGGCAGGTGGACAAGAGACACCAAGCTGAGGGGTAGAAGAAAGAGG comes from Delphinus delphis chromosome 1, mDelDel1.2, whole genome shotgun sequence and encodes:
- the LOC132417949 gene encoding LOW QUALITY PROTEIN: large ribosomal subunit protein eL31-like (The sequence of the model RefSeq protein was modified relative to this genomic sequence to represent the inferred CDS: substituted 2 bases at 2 genomic stop codons) translates to MAPAKKGGRKKKGRSAINEVVTREYTINIHKRIRGVGFKKRAPRALKKIRKFAMKEMGTPDVRIDTRFNKAVXAKGIRNVPXRIRVRLSRKRNEDEDSPNKLCTLVTYVPVTTFKNLQTVNVDEN